One region of Zerene cesonia ecotype Mississippi chromosome 15, Zerene_cesonia_1.1, whole genome shotgun sequence genomic DNA includes:
- the LOC119832224 gene encoding zinc finger protein 420-like isoform X6: MNQDHHSINAGGGQPPGNTESQNQRVQSAQQQQQNNLTPTTSATDLRVNSAAVNVALSSVAKYWVFTNLFPGPLPQVSVYGLPANTRIENGKPVQDLGQAHASILNGDPNIILGHHSGQPQVTVSAGGQQIPISQIITTQSGQAHEALVAHNQQQELTAQQASSGASQQHLLQQQLMAARPEHANQQVSEIQLTVSEDGIVTVVEPGGGKLVDKDELHETIKMPTDHTLTVHQLQQIVGHHQVIDSVVRIEQATGEPANILVTQNPDGTTSIETSAVDPLLVKDEKNVAKIEAAQFAAPTEIKDIKGIDLKSVGTMGMEGAVVKISAAASDHDLHAMYKVNVEDLSQLLAYHEVFGKLNSEAQQPQQQQPQQQTQQAKPVLYEVEIEAGTSATMSEAEASPGHHSCDICGKIFQFRYQLIVHRRYHGENKPYTCQVCGNAFSNPTELSKHGKCHLAGDLAERQAKRLSQDKPYACSTCHKTFWRKEHLDNHVRTHTGETPYRCQYCSKTFTRKEHMVNHVRKHTGETPHRCEICKKSFTRKEHFMNHVMWHTGETPHHCQICGKKYTRKEHLVNHMRSHTNDTPFRCEVCGKSFTRKEHFTNHILWHSGETPHRCDFCSKTFTRKEHLLNHVRQHTGESPHRCNFCSKSFTRREHLVNHVRQHTGETPFQCGYCPKAFTRKDHLVNHVRQHTGESPHKCSFCTKSFTRKEHLTNHVRQHTGESPHRCTYCAKSFTRKEHLTNHIRQHTGEAPYKCTLCPRGFVRKEHLKTHVRTHTGESPHACTYCSKTFTRKEHLNNHVRQHTGETPFKCTYCVKSFSRKEHLTNHMHLHTGETPHKCPFCTKTFSRKEHLTNHVRIHTGESPHWCQFCKKTFTRKEHLTNHMKQHTGDSPHACKVCAKPFTRKEHLVTHMRSHSCGERPFSCGECGKSFPLKGNLLFHERSHNKGANTKVFKCEVCSKEFMCKGHLVTHRRTHTDTAETNAAVEPPAENEDCTNECNKCDKDPLEVDRKPDIRPPSESRAADNTASQAQTNTVMQITTQQVQSTAATSATNVTAGTFTATQHHAGASIAHHPVTVNY; this comes from the exons atgaaccaGGATCACCATAGTATCAACGCGGGTGGCGGCCAACCCCCAGGCAATACGGAG TCTCAAAATCAGAGAGTTCAGTCAGCTCAACAGCAGCAACAGAATAATCTTACTCCTACTACATCTGCTACTGACCTACGGGTCAACTCGGCAGCTGTGAATGTTGCTTTGTCGAGCGTCGCAAAATATTGGGTGTTTACAAATTTGTTTCCCGGTCCATTACCCCAAGTATCTGTGTATGGCCTACCAGCCAATACTAGGATTGAAAATGGGAAACCTGTGCAG GATCTCGGACAAGCACATGCTAGTATACTCAATGGAGatcctaatataatattaggtcATCACTCAGGCCAGCCACAGGTCACAGTGTCTGCTGGTGGTCAACAGATACCCATATCTCAAATAATAACGACTCAATCAGGACAAGCTCAtg aagCTCTTGTGGCGCACAATCAGCAACAAGAGCTCACTGCGCAGCAAGCCTCATCTGGTGCTTCACAG CAACACCTACTTCAACAGCAGTTGATGGCAGCCCGTCCTGAACATGCCAACCAACAG GTAAGCGAG ATTCAACTGACAGTAAGTGAAGATGGCATTGTTACTGTGGTGGAACCAGGTGGAGGGAAGCTTGTGGACAAAGATGAACTACATGAAACTATCAAGATGCCTACTGACCACACCCTCACTGTGCATCAGTTGCAACAGATTGTTGGTCATCATCAG gTAATAGACAGTGTGGTTCGCATCGAACAAGCTACTGGTGAACCAGCAAATATATTGGTTACACAAAACCCAGATGGGACGACTTCTATAGAAACAAGTGCAGTAGACCCCTTGTTAGTGAAGGATGAGAAGAATGTTGCTAAAATTGAAGCGGCACAGTTTGCTGCACCCActgaaataaaagatattaaagGGATAGATTTAAAG agtGTTGGTACAATGGGCATGGAAGGTGCAGTGGTAAAGATATCTGCAGCTGCTTCAGACCATGACTTGCATGCTATGTACAAAGTTAATGTTGAGGATCTATCTCAACTTCTTGCATATCATGAGGTTTTCGGGAAACTTAACTCAGAGGCGCAACAACCCCAGCAACAACAACCGCAGCAACAAACGCAACAGGCTAAG ccTGTCTTATATGAAGTGGAGATAGAAGCAGGAACCAGTGCAACTATGTCAGAAGCTGAGGCGTCTCCTGGCCATCACTCCTGTGATATTTGTGGAAAAATATTCCAATTCCGATATCAACTGATTGTCCATAG gcGATATCATGGAGAAAATAAACCATACACATGTCAAGTATGTGGAAATGCCTTTTCCAATCCCACAGAACTATCAAAACATGGCAAATGCCATTTGg CTGGTGACCTTGCAGAGAGGCAAGCAAAACGTCTTTCCCAAGACAAGCCGTATGCATGCTCCACATGTCACAAGACTTTCTGGCGTAAGGAGCATTTAGATAACCATGTACGGACCCACACTGGAGAGACACCCTACAG ATGTCAATACTGTTCAAAAACATTTACGCGCAAGGAACACATGGTCAATCACGTAAGGAAACACACGGGCGAAACGCCGCACCGCTGCGAGATTTGCAAGAAGAGCTTTACAAGAAAAGAGCATTTTATGAACCATGTCATGTGGCATACTG GTGAAACGCCGCACCATTGTCAAATATGCGGCAAGAAGTATACTAGGAAGGAGCATTTAGTGAACCATATGCGCTCGCATACTAACGACACGCCGTTCCGATGCGAAGTGTGCGGCAAGTCGTTCACGAGAAAGGAACACTTCACCAATCACATATTGTGGCACTCTG GTGAAACCCCCCATCGATGCGACTTTTGTTCGAAAACGTTCACGCGCAAGGAGCATCTGCTGAACCACGTGCGGCAACACACGGGCGAGTCGCCGCACCGCTGCAACTTCTGCTCCAAGTCGTTCACGCGGCGCGAACACTTGGTGAACCACGTGCGGCAACACACGGGCGAGACGCCCTTCCAGTGCGGATACTGTCCGAAGGCGTTTACAAGGAAGGATCATTTag tTAACCACGTCCGGCAACACACCGGCGAGTCTCCGCACAAATGTTCTTTCTGCACGAAGTCCTTTACGCGCAAAGAGCACCTGACTAATCATGTTCGACAACACACGGGCGAATCGCCACACCGGTGTACATATTGTGCTAAATCCTTCACTAGAAAAGAACATCTCACTAATCATATcag ACAGCATACGGGGGAGGCTCCATACAAGTGTACGCTATGTCCCCGTGGGTTCGTGCGGAAGGAACATCTTAAAACGCACGTGCGCACGCACACGGGCGAATCGCCGCACGCGTGCACGTATTGCAGCAAGACATTCACGAGGAAGGAACACCTTAACAATCATGTGCG ACAACACACGGGCGAGACGCCGTTCAAGTGCACGTACTGCGTGAAGTCGTTCTCACGCAAGGAGCACCTCACGAACCACATGCACCTGCACACGGGTGAGACGCCACATAAGTGTCCCTTCTGCACCAAGACGTTCTCCAGGAAGGAGCACCTAACTAATCACGTGCG AATACATACTGGCGAATCACCTCACTGGTGTCAATTCTGCAAGAAAACGTTTACGCGCAAAGAGCATCTTACAAATCACATGAAGCAGCACACTGGAGACTCCCCGCATGCTTGTAAGGTTTGCGCTAAACCTTTCACGAGGAAAGAACACCTTGTCACGCATATGAG GTCTCACAGCTGTGGTGAGCGACCCTTTAGCTGTGGCGAATGTGGCAAATCCTTCCCATTAAAAGGAAACCTGCTCTTCCATGAGAGATCGCATAATAAAGGAGCAAATactaaagtatttaaatgcgAAGTTTGTTCAAAAGAATTTATGTGTAAAg gaCACTTAGTGACACATCGTCGGACGCACACTGACACAGCAGAGACTAATGCAGCAGTTGAACCTCCTGCAGAAAATGAAGACTGTACAAATGAGTGCAATAAATGTGATAAAGACCCACTTGAAGTGGATAGAAAGCCTGATATtag ACCACCATCGGAAAGCAGAGCAGCTGATAATACTGCTAGTCAAGCTCAAACCAACACGGTGATGCAAATTACGACACAG CAAGTGCAATCAACAGCAGCAACAAGCGCAACCAACGTCACTGCTGGCACTTTTACTGCAACACAGCACCACGCCGGCGCTTCGATAGCGCACCACCCGGTCACCGTGAACTACTAG
- the LOC119832224 gene encoding zinc finger protein 420-like isoform X7 → MNQDHHSINAGGGQPPGNTESQNQRVQSAQQQQQNNLTPTTSATDLRVNSAAVNVALSSVAKYWVFTNLFPGPLPQVSVYGLPANTRIENGKPVQDLGQAHASILNGDPNIILGHHSGQPQVTVSAGGQQIPISQIITTQSGQAHEALVAHNQQQELTAQQASSGASQQHLLQQQLMAARPEHANQQIQLTVSEDGIVTVVEPGGGKLVDKDELHETIKMPTDHTLTVHQLQQIVGHHQVIDSVVRIEQATGEPANILVTQNPDGTTSIETSAVDPLLVKDEKNVAKIEAAQFAAPTEIKDIKGIDLKSVGTMGMEGAVVKISAAASDHDLHAMYKVNVEDLSQLLAYHEVFGKLNSEAQQPQQQQPQQQTQQAKPVLYEVEIEAGTSATMSEAEASPGHHSCDICGKIFQFRYQLIVHRRYHGENKPYTCQVCGNAFSNPTELSKHGKCHLAGDLAERQAKRLSQDKPYACSTCHKTFWRKEHLDNHVRTHTGETPYRCQYCSKTFTRKEHMVNHVRKHTGETPHRCEICKKSFTRKEHFMNHVMWHTGETPHHCQICGKKYTRKEHLVNHMRSHTNDTPFRCEVCGKSFTRKEHFTNHILWHSGETPHRCDFCSKTFTRKEHLLNHVRQHTGESPHRCNFCSKSFTRREHLVNHVRQHTGETPFQCGYCPKAFTRKDHLVNHVRQHTGESPHKCSFCTKSFTRKEHLTNHVRQHTGESPHRCTYCAKSFTRKEHLTNHIRQHTGEAPYKCTLCPRGFVRKEHLKTHVRTHTGESPHACTYCSKTFTRKEHLNNHVRQHTGETPFKCTYCVKSFSRKEHLTNHMHLHTGETPHKCPFCTKTFSRKEHLTNHVRIHTGESPHWCQFCKKTFTRKEHLTNHMKQHTGDSPHACKVCAKPFTRKEHLVTHMRSHSCGERPFSCGECGKSFPLKGNLLFHERSHNKGANTKVFKCEVCSKEFMCKGHLVTHRRTHTDTAETNAAVEPPAENEDCTNECNKCDKDPLEVDRKPDIRPPSESRAADNTASQAQTNTVMQITTQQVQSTAATSATNVTAGTFTATQHHAGASIAHHPVTVNY, encoded by the exons atgaaccaGGATCACCATAGTATCAACGCGGGTGGCGGCCAACCCCCAGGCAATACGGAG TCTCAAAATCAGAGAGTTCAGTCAGCTCAACAGCAGCAACAGAATAATCTTACTCCTACTACATCTGCTACTGACCTACGGGTCAACTCGGCAGCTGTGAATGTTGCTTTGTCGAGCGTCGCAAAATATTGGGTGTTTACAAATTTGTTTCCCGGTCCATTACCCCAAGTATCTGTGTATGGCCTACCAGCCAATACTAGGATTGAAAATGGGAAACCTGTGCAG GATCTCGGACAAGCACATGCTAGTATACTCAATGGAGatcctaatataatattaggtcATCACTCAGGCCAGCCACAGGTCACAGTGTCTGCTGGTGGTCAACAGATACCCATATCTCAAATAATAACGACTCAATCAGGACAAGCTCAtg aagCTCTTGTGGCGCACAATCAGCAACAAGAGCTCACTGCGCAGCAAGCCTCATCTGGTGCTTCACAG CAACACCTACTTCAACAGCAGTTGATGGCAGCCCGTCCTGAACATGCCAACCAACAG ATTCAACTGACAGTAAGTGAAGATGGCATTGTTACTGTGGTGGAACCAGGTGGAGGGAAGCTTGTGGACAAAGATGAACTACATGAAACTATCAAGATGCCTACTGACCACACCCTCACTGTGCATCAGTTGCAACAGATTGTTGGTCATCATCAG gTAATAGACAGTGTGGTTCGCATCGAACAAGCTACTGGTGAACCAGCAAATATATTGGTTACACAAAACCCAGATGGGACGACTTCTATAGAAACAAGTGCAGTAGACCCCTTGTTAGTGAAGGATGAGAAGAATGTTGCTAAAATTGAAGCGGCACAGTTTGCTGCACCCActgaaataaaagatattaaagGGATAGATTTAAAG agtGTTGGTACAATGGGCATGGAAGGTGCAGTGGTAAAGATATCTGCAGCTGCTTCAGACCATGACTTGCATGCTATGTACAAAGTTAATGTTGAGGATCTATCTCAACTTCTTGCATATCATGAGGTTTTCGGGAAACTTAACTCAGAGGCGCAACAACCCCAGCAACAACAACCGCAGCAACAAACGCAACAGGCTAAG ccTGTCTTATATGAAGTGGAGATAGAAGCAGGAACCAGTGCAACTATGTCAGAAGCTGAGGCGTCTCCTGGCCATCACTCCTGTGATATTTGTGGAAAAATATTCCAATTCCGATATCAACTGATTGTCCATAG gcGATATCATGGAGAAAATAAACCATACACATGTCAAGTATGTGGAAATGCCTTTTCCAATCCCACAGAACTATCAAAACATGGCAAATGCCATTTGg CTGGTGACCTTGCAGAGAGGCAAGCAAAACGTCTTTCCCAAGACAAGCCGTATGCATGCTCCACATGTCACAAGACTTTCTGGCGTAAGGAGCATTTAGATAACCATGTACGGACCCACACTGGAGAGACACCCTACAG ATGTCAATACTGTTCAAAAACATTTACGCGCAAGGAACACATGGTCAATCACGTAAGGAAACACACGGGCGAAACGCCGCACCGCTGCGAGATTTGCAAGAAGAGCTTTACAAGAAAAGAGCATTTTATGAACCATGTCATGTGGCATACTG GTGAAACGCCGCACCATTGTCAAATATGCGGCAAGAAGTATACTAGGAAGGAGCATTTAGTGAACCATATGCGCTCGCATACTAACGACACGCCGTTCCGATGCGAAGTGTGCGGCAAGTCGTTCACGAGAAAGGAACACTTCACCAATCACATATTGTGGCACTCTG GTGAAACCCCCCATCGATGCGACTTTTGTTCGAAAACGTTCACGCGCAAGGAGCATCTGCTGAACCACGTGCGGCAACACACGGGCGAGTCGCCGCACCGCTGCAACTTCTGCTCCAAGTCGTTCACGCGGCGCGAACACTTGGTGAACCACGTGCGGCAACACACGGGCGAGACGCCCTTCCAGTGCGGATACTGTCCGAAGGCGTTTACAAGGAAGGATCATTTag tTAACCACGTCCGGCAACACACCGGCGAGTCTCCGCACAAATGTTCTTTCTGCACGAAGTCCTTTACGCGCAAAGAGCACCTGACTAATCATGTTCGACAACACACGGGCGAATCGCCACACCGGTGTACATATTGTGCTAAATCCTTCACTAGAAAAGAACATCTCACTAATCATATcag ACAGCATACGGGGGAGGCTCCATACAAGTGTACGCTATGTCCCCGTGGGTTCGTGCGGAAGGAACATCTTAAAACGCACGTGCGCACGCACACGGGCGAATCGCCGCACGCGTGCACGTATTGCAGCAAGACATTCACGAGGAAGGAACACCTTAACAATCATGTGCG ACAACACACGGGCGAGACGCCGTTCAAGTGCACGTACTGCGTGAAGTCGTTCTCACGCAAGGAGCACCTCACGAACCACATGCACCTGCACACGGGTGAGACGCCACATAAGTGTCCCTTCTGCACCAAGACGTTCTCCAGGAAGGAGCACCTAACTAATCACGTGCG AATACATACTGGCGAATCACCTCACTGGTGTCAATTCTGCAAGAAAACGTTTACGCGCAAAGAGCATCTTACAAATCACATGAAGCAGCACACTGGAGACTCCCCGCATGCTTGTAAGGTTTGCGCTAAACCTTTCACGAGGAAAGAACACCTTGTCACGCATATGAG GTCTCACAGCTGTGGTGAGCGACCCTTTAGCTGTGGCGAATGTGGCAAATCCTTCCCATTAAAAGGAAACCTGCTCTTCCATGAGAGATCGCATAATAAAGGAGCAAATactaaagtatttaaatgcgAAGTTTGTTCAAAAGAATTTATGTGTAAAg gaCACTTAGTGACACATCGTCGGACGCACACTGACACAGCAGAGACTAATGCAGCAGTTGAACCTCCTGCAGAAAATGAAGACTGTACAAATGAGTGCAATAAATGTGATAAAGACCCACTTGAAGTGGATAGAAAGCCTGATATtag ACCACCATCGGAAAGCAGAGCAGCTGATAATACTGCTAGTCAAGCTCAAACCAACACGGTGATGCAAATTACGACACAG CAAGTGCAATCAACAGCAGCAACAAGCGCAACCAACGTCACTGCTGGCACTTTTACTGCAACACAGCACCACGCCGGCGCTTCGATAGCGCACCACCCGGTCACCGTGAACTACTAG
- the LOC119832224 gene encoding zinc finger protein 271-like isoform X9, whose amino-acid sequence MNQDHHSINAGGGQPPGNTESQNQRVQSAQQQQQNNLTPTTSATDLRVNSAAVNVALSSVAKYWVFTNLFPGPLPQVSVYGLPANTRIENGKPVQDLGQAHASILNGDPNIILGHHSGQPQVTVSAGGQQIPISQIITTQSGQAHEALVAHNQQQELTAQQASSGASQVSVGSGQASHQQVPNNRVEFVQHHNIDMQHLLQQQLMAARPEHANQQVSEIQLTVSEDGIVTVVEPGGGKLVDKDELHETIKMPTDHTLTVHQLQQIVGHHQVIDSVVRIEQATGEPANILVTQNPDGTTSIETSAVDPLLVKDEKNVAKIEAAQFAAPTEIKDIKGIDLKSVGTMGMEGAVVKISAAASDHDLHAMYKVNVEDLSQLLAYHEVFGKLNSEAQQPQQQQPQQQTQQAKPVLYEVEIEAGTSATMSEAEASPGHHSCDICGKIFQFRYQLIVHRRYHGENKPYTCQVCGNAFSNPTELSKHGKCHLAGDLAERQAKRLSQDKPYACSTCHKTFWRKEHLDNHVRTHTGETPYRCQYCSKTFTRKEHMVNHVRKHTGETPHRCEICKKSFTRKEHFMNHVMWHTGETPHRCDFCSKTFTRKEHLLNHVRQHTGESPHRCNFCSKSFTRREHLVNHVRQHTGETPFQCGYCPKAFTRKDHLVNHVRQHTGESPHKCSFCTKSFTRKEHLTNHVRQHTGESPHRCTYCAKSFTRKEHLTNHIRQHTGEAPYKCTLCPRGFVRKEHLKTHVRTHTGESPHACTYCSKTFTRKEHLNNHVRQHTGETPFKCTYCVKSFSRKEHLTNHMHLHTGETPHKCPFCTKTFSRKEHLTNHVRIHTGESPHWCQFCKKTFTRKEHLTNHMKQHTGDSPHACKVCAKPFTRKEHLVTHMRSHSCGERPFSCGECGKSFPLKGNLLFHERSHNKGANTKVFKCEVCSKEFMCKGHLVTHRRTHTDTAETNAAVEPPAENEDCTNECNKCDKDPLEVDRKPDIRPPSESRAADNTASQAQTNTVMQITTQQVQSTAATSATNVTAGTFTATQHHAGASIAHHPVTVNY is encoded by the exons atgaaccaGGATCACCATAGTATCAACGCGGGTGGCGGCCAACCCCCAGGCAATACGGAG TCTCAAAATCAGAGAGTTCAGTCAGCTCAACAGCAGCAACAGAATAATCTTACTCCTACTACATCTGCTACTGACCTACGGGTCAACTCGGCAGCTGTGAATGTTGCTTTGTCGAGCGTCGCAAAATATTGGGTGTTTACAAATTTGTTTCCCGGTCCATTACCCCAAGTATCTGTGTATGGCCTACCAGCCAATACTAGGATTGAAAATGGGAAACCTGTGCAG GATCTCGGACAAGCACATGCTAGTATACTCAATGGAGatcctaatataatattaggtcATCACTCAGGCCAGCCACAGGTCACAGTGTCTGCTGGTGGTCAACAGATACCCATATCTCAAATAATAACGACTCAATCAGGACAAGCTCAtg aagCTCTTGTGGCGCACAATCAGCAACAAGAGCTCACTGCGCAGCAAGCCTCATCTGGTGCTTCACAGGTGTCGGTTGGTTCAGGGCAGGCTTCTCACCAGCAGGTACCCAATAATCGGGTCGAGTTTGTTCAACACCATAACATTGATATG CAACACCTACTTCAACAGCAGTTGATGGCAGCCCGTCCTGAACATGCCAACCAACAG GTAAGCGAG ATTCAACTGACAGTAAGTGAAGATGGCATTGTTACTGTGGTGGAACCAGGTGGAGGGAAGCTTGTGGACAAAGATGAACTACATGAAACTATCAAGATGCCTACTGACCACACCCTCACTGTGCATCAGTTGCAACAGATTGTTGGTCATCATCAG gTAATAGACAGTGTGGTTCGCATCGAACAAGCTACTGGTGAACCAGCAAATATATTGGTTACACAAAACCCAGATGGGACGACTTCTATAGAAACAAGTGCAGTAGACCCCTTGTTAGTGAAGGATGAGAAGAATGTTGCTAAAATTGAAGCGGCACAGTTTGCTGCACCCActgaaataaaagatattaaagGGATAGATTTAAAG agtGTTGGTACAATGGGCATGGAAGGTGCAGTGGTAAAGATATCTGCAGCTGCTTCAGACCATGACTTGCATGCTATGTACAAAGTTAATGTTGAGGATCTATCTCAACTTCTTGCATATCATGAGGTTTTCGGGAAACTTAACTCAGAGGCGCAACAACCCCAGCAACAACAACCGCAGCAACAAACGCAACAGGCTAAG ccTGTCTTATATGAAGTGGAGATAGAAGCAGGAACCAGTGCAACTATGTCAGAAGCTGAGGCGTCTCCTGGCCATCACTCCTGTGATATTTGTGGAAAAATATTCCAATTCCGATATCAACTGATTGTCCATAG gcGATATCATGGAGAAAATAAACCATACACATGTCAAGTATGTGGAAATGCCTTTTCCAATCCCACAGAACTATCAAAACATGGCAAATGCCATTTGg CTGGTGACCTTGCAGAGAGGCAAGCAAAACGTCTTTCCCAAGACAAGCCGTATGCATGCTCCACATGTCACAAGACTTTCTGGCGTAAGGAGCATTTAGATAACCATGTACGGACCCACACTGGAGAGACACCCTACAG ATGTCAATACTGTTCAAAAACATTTACGCGCAAGGAACACATGGTCAATCACGTAAGGAAACACACGGGCGAAACGCCGCACCGCTGCGAGATTTGCAAGAAGAGCTTTACAAGAAAAGAGCATTTTATGAACCATGTCATGTGGCATACTG GTGAAACCCCCCATCGATGCGACTTTTGTTCGAAAACGTTCACGCGCAAGGAGCATCTGCTGAACCACGTGCGGCAACACACGGGCGAGTCGCCGCACCGCTGCAACTTCTGCTCCAAGTCGTTCACGCGGCGCGAACACTTGGTGAACCACGTGCGGCAACACACGGGCGAGACGCCCTTCCAGTGCGGATACTGTCCGAAGGCGTTTACAAGGAAGGATCATTTag tTAACCACGTCCGGCAACACACCGGCGAGTCTCCGCACAAATGTTCTTTCTGCACGAAGTCCTTTACGCGCAAAGAGCACCTGACTAATCATGTTCGACAACACACGGGCGAATCGCCACACCGGTGTACATATTGTGCTAAATCCTTCACTAGAAAAGAACATCTCACTAATCATATcag ACAGCATACGGGGGAGGCTCCATACAAGTGTACGCTATGTCCCCGTGGGTTCGTGCGGAAGGAACATCTTAAAACGCACGTGCGCACGCACACGGGCGAATCGCCGCACGCGTGCACGTATTGCAGCAAGACATTCACGAGGAAGGAACACCTTAACAATCATGTGCG ACAACACACGGGCGAGACGCCGTTCAAGTGCACGTACTGCGTGAAGTCGTTCTCACGCAAGGAGCACCTCACGAACCACATGCACCTGCACACGGGTGAGACGCCACATAAGTGTCCCTTCTGCACCAAGACGTTCTCCAGGAAGGAGCACCTAACTAATCACGTGCG AATACATACTGGCGAATCACCTCACTGGTGTCAATTCTGCAAGAAAACGTTTACGCGCAAAGAGCATCTTACAAATCACATGAAGCAGCACACTGGAGACTCCCCGCATGCTTGTAAGGTTTGCGCTAAACCTTTCACGAGGAAAGAACACCTTGTCACGCATATGAG GTCTCACAGCTGTGGTGAGCGACCCTTTAGCTGTGGCGAATGTGGCAAATCCTTCCCATTAAAAGGAAACCTGCTCTTCCATGAGAGATCGCATAATAAAGGAGCAAATactaaagtatttaaatgcgAAGTTTGTTCAAAAGAATTTATGTGTAAAg gaCACTTAGTGACACATCGTCGGACGCACACTGACACAGCAGAGACTAATGCAGCAGTTGAACCTCCTGCAGAAAATGAAGACTGTACAAATGAGTGCAATAAATGTGATAAAGACCCACTTGAAGTGGATAGAAAGCCTGATATtag ACCACCATCGGAAAGCAGAGCAGCTGATAATACTGCTAGTCAAGCTCAAACCAACACGGTGATGCAAATTACGACACAG CAAGTGCAATCAACAGCAGCAACAAGCGCAACCAACGTCACTGCTGGCACTTTTACTGCAACACAGCACCACGCCGGCGCTTCGATAGCGCACCACCCGGTCACCGTGAACTACTAG